Part of the Anopheles coluzzii chromosome 3, AcolN3, whole genome shotgun sequence genome is shown below.
TTCctttaaattttcattcatggaaaaacaatttgtaatatttaaagaatttgatacaaaacaaaacgttttcGAGAGGAAAAAACGTCCCAGCGCGAGAAGTGTCAAATGAGACTCCCTCTTCTCAAGTGAGATGAAAAACGGTAGTCTCTCTCCTAACGTGTCTCTGTTGTGTGCCCTGCGTGTGTGCGTTAGAGAAAAGGAAGCCGAGCGGCAAAAAAGAGACTGCCGCGATAGAGAGTGCACTGCCAGAGTCGAgtgcgcgagagagagagagagagagagagagaaaaaaaaaggagaaggaaGGAGAGCGCAGGAGAGAACGAGAGCGCGATGCTTTGCCTTTCACATCGGTGTGAACAAACGTCAGAGCACTCTTCTATCGCTTTGCTAGTCTCCCAAACAAGACCGAACCGGCACGACTGGCAGTGTTGCCAGACTGTGGGATGATGACGTTTGTTGATTATTtgttagaaaaaaagaaaaaaaatatttattgcaCACGACGTCactttattgtttattgcCGATTTATTGAATGTCTCTGCCGTGTGCAATTGCAACAGAAGGCAGGGCCATATTACAAGTTCAAATAGCAAATTAGCATTAAAAACCagtattaaataaaattgctCATTAAAATTCCTTTCCCAGGGTGACGTTTGAATGCTAATGTgtatgcgtgtatgtgtgtttgtgtgtaatgCTATTTTTAATACACACCACCCGTTTTCATTCCTCCTCGTTATAAAGAGACTTTGGAGTTGGCTTTCTCTTTTCCGTTATttcaaaatgtgtgtgtgtgtgtgcaaatgcTTGTTGAGCCAAATTCCGACCTATGCGGGGGTTAGATTTTGCACTCTCTGTTTTCATTTCCACCCAACTCTGGGGGTGTTTTGACGTGTGCCGAAAGCAAAACAGAGAAATGTGCAAATTGCgcttctctccctctcgctgTCTCTCTGTTTACTGCTCCTCGTGCACATGCACTCttgagaagaagaagaagaaaaaatgtaGACCATAcgaacacgcacgcacacgagACGATGATCCAAGCAGTGGTAGGTTGATGAGAAGGGTGCAAAGTATGGAATGAGAAAGAAGCGCGCATGAATCATCTCATCAAGAGgggtctgtgtctgtgtgtgtttgtgtctgtatgtgcGTACGCGAGTATCCTCTTTCCACCAGGGGTCGGGAGAAGCTCTCGGAGACACGGAAAACGAATTCCCTTTTTTCGCACCCAAAACCCCCTCATGATCTCGCTCAATAAATGATGAGCTTGCCTGgcatgttgtgtgttttgcgtaGCGCAACGTGAGTGCGTAGAGAGGGAACATTTGTCTCTGGGTACACACATTGGCACAAAGCGCAAcctgtgtgtgcctgtgaGAATGGAGATCGAGCTGTAGGTGCGTCGctctgttttgattttttccccCCTCGGACGGATTCGCATTCGCCAAAAAACATTCATAAACAAACGCGCGCCCTAGTACTATGTTGGAAGAGAGGAGTGGTAAGAAGAGGCCTTTCTGGGTGGGTGGGTTAGAGATGGGAATTTTCGGGTGGTTTTGCGTTTCACACCGTTTCCTGGAAGTGATTTAAatgtccgtttttttttcaaacctgaCACGCTCACTTCGTCCCCAAAGTGGTGGCAATCGTCCCGGGAAGCTGTTTGAGCGGTTGTGCATCATACATCGGCACACAATAacaaagctgctgctggtaacAATGTCAGCGtcattgtgataatcagaggtgacaTTCAAACCTATTGGTGTGATCAGTGCATACTTCGTGACATGTTTGCGGCCATCGCtgggtcagtcactatgtcatgacttttttttttactttcttcagttttgcaaaaagtcactgacatagtcatgacaaattctgactgaaacaaaataatgccaGCGTCACGAACCCTACTGtaatgatcagaggtgagactcaaacagttgttgcgaccatcacatgcttggtgacattttgtgcaaccaactctagACCGGtcacattttctgtcggtgataaacaaaatgtcatcaagcatgtgattggatCACCAAcagtttgagtctcacctctgatcatctcagttgtgtacgtgagctgatttgagcttcggttcagtcatgagtgttggtgactgaaacagtggcatttggcagcactgttgaTAACGAGaaaaagtcatgattatgcttttGACGCCATTATGCTTAGCTTGTGAGTCAGAATAGTGTatatctcgtgatgctcatgacattttgcactGGTTATGGGTCTTCTAAGGtagaaaatttgaaattttgttaaataaaatacttttATACCACTTAAATACTAAATTGAGTGTTTCATgtaatttttcattaattaTAATGAATGTTTTTTGACAATCATTGTTCCGGAACTGCTGTTAAATGCTATCAGTCCCAATAATATGTGTCCTTATTTGTTCAATAAACAATGTATTCCCTCTCCAATGCTCCATTTGTCCCACTGTCCTGCCAAGAGGGGGTAACGCGCTTTTATTATCTATCAATCATAAAAGATACATAATTTACCAACGAAAGGCGCGCACCACAAGGACAGGGAACTCCGTTGTTGTTGCCCGTTGGCATGACATTCCTATTCCAACTCCATCTCCCTCCATTTCGGGCTGGCGCGATAAGGCAATCGACGAAGGACGACATACGAAACCACCccctacatacacacacacacacacactgacacacgcCGAACACAAAGGCCACAGGCGAAAGGGCGGTCGTGTTGGTGGCGCAATTCCATTCGATTCTGCGCAATGGGTGGGTGTTtgcgcaaaaagaaaaggaaaatcgGAAATGTCCGCACATCAAAGCGCACTTTTTGTGTCCAACATATGAAGCACaagaaaagcataaaaaataatgataaatttaGCGTTCGAAAtcgaataaaaacataaaaagctGATTATAGATGTCAAAATGAAAATGCAAAAGAGCGGAAAGGGGTTGGGGGAGGTGGTGTGTAGCAATGCAACGGAGGAATGGTTTATGTTgtcacactcaaacacactcacacttacacacagTGCGAATCGATAAAACAATTTCTCGTAAAAAAGTATGTTAGAAATCCTTTCCCCCTCtcgctctttttctctctctctttttggtCCCGCTTTctcatttcgtttgtttgtcgtCTCCCTTTTTCTCCGTCGATTTATCCCATTCTCTGCCTTGCTCACCGACCCAAACGCTCTTCCCTCTCCTCTAACGCTTTCCatcttctcgctctctctgtctctttgtctctctctctctctccattgcTGTGGGTGGGTAGGTGGAGGTTGGGTGATTGTTTGCGCCTCACTGTCTCGAGCATATTGTACGTGTGGCGGGAAATCAACCCTCGTCAACTTCTCTTTAGAGCTGAGTGAGATattccaccaccaacaatACCTCTGCTCCtgtcgccaccaccaccatcaccaccaattCCCATGAGCGTGTGTGGGTTGAAAATGATCTTCTCTCCACGAGTGCAATCTCttgaatagaagaaaaaagcccGGCCACGTTTCCCTCACGCGCAATGTTTCGGAATTCTCTgttttgatgctgctgcccTGACTCACGCGacttctcttcctctctctctctctgcttctTTCACATCAACAGAACACACCGTGCAAGCATCCCGTCGTAATGTTGGCCGGCGTCAACGCGAACGATCTGGAGGCGCTGCTGGAGTTCGTGTACCGGGGCGAGGTCAGTGTGGACCATTCGCAGCTGCCGTCGCTGCTGCAGGCCGCCCACTGTCTCAACATCCAGGGCCTGGCGCCCCAGACGGTGTCGCACAAGGACGACAACACGACGTACACCACGTCGATCCAGCTGCACCCGACGCTCGTGCCCCAGAACCACGTCAAGGCGGTGATCGACGTGGGCAACAATGTTTGCGTGAGTAAACGGTCACTTCCAGCCACGGGGAAGCATCATGGATCATCTCGTCTCGCGGCAGCGAATAATGCACCCTAAAAAGCATAACATTAATGTCTGGGAACTCTCTTtccccccccttttttttttagacaACTGAAGAACTGATCACGACCCTCGGACCCACCCAAACCGTGCAGGCGCAGGTTATCGAAACCATCACACCGGACCAGATGTCGGACGAGGTGACGAAGGACGTGATTAGCCAGTTTCTGCCGACCCGCAAGCGCAAGCAGCGCACCAAGAAAACGGCCAACCAGGGACAGGCGGGCGCTGCGGCGAACAGTGCCGGCGGCACCCAGGCAGCCAAGGTAATGAAAACGACCGACGAGGACGGCACCACGATTCAGGTGATTGTGAACAACCCGGACGAAGCGACCCCGGCCACCCCGAAGGACATCAAGAAGGAAACGAACGCGGACGGCACACCGGTAGACACGAAGGAAGGCATCATCAGTAAGTGGTGGTGGATGGCTGTGGAGGAGCGCTGTTTGTTACCTTTACGCTGGATGTGtgacgttttttttcgttatttttgcCTTTTAGAAATCAAGAGCAAATCGCAATCGGAACAACCGGCAACCTGCCCGATCTGCCAGGCCGTTATTAGACAGTCGCGAAACCTGCGTCGGCATCTGGAGCTGAGACATTTCAAGAAACCGGGCGTAAAGAAGGAGCGCGTACGGAAGAGCAAGAAAGGTACacgagtgtgtgtgggctATCTGAAGTTTTGAACATTTGGATAGTTGAAGCAAGGAGCTTTATATACTTTAAATTCTATTAAAGAATGTCTAATAGGCATCAATTACACGTTATGGAGGAAATGTTTCAGTGCCATTTGAGTAGTATTACTAAAAGTAAACGCTAAAAGCTTCGTAGGCCTTACAATTTAACATCTTAAACTGTATATGACTTATACATCACAAGAACAAACAAAGAGCAATCCTTAACTAATTGTGCTTTCTAATCTCAATTCAATTTCTCAGTCCAATTGGAATCTTTTAAGGTTTTCCAAATCGCTtacgaatgtaaacattgtttttgtcACACGTGTGAGacgttacagggttttccaagctttcgaatgtgcacatcacTATTCACAACCTCCAAGATGTATTTCAACAGCTGACAAATAGTGGATTTCCATCACAATGAAACTTcagttcttacacatgattttccacacatcacaaagaactgtcaaactcaattcaGCTGGACCGTAGATAtaaacgatgcgcaatctTAGATTCAAACGACtcgatttgatatatttatctataaaaaacaacatctatctctcggacatataattttgaaaatttatgcgcaatcttggcgcaatctgaaaatctatggaaatgacgtttataggaCAGAGTTGGCTGCGCGAAACgatatattttttgataaaacgaatatatgcgcaatttGAGAATAcggatcgtttttttttatacggTGATAcggtgttgaaaatcatgtggaagaactgaaatttcattatgaTGGAAACACACttaggccggtctcgtagtacagtcgtcaactcgtacgacttaacaacatgcccgtcatgggttcaagccccaaatagaccgtgccgacatacgtaggattgactatcctgctatgggggggggggaatcaattagtcactgaaagtcaaacccacaagaggtaaaggcaggccttgaccgacaacggttgttgagccaaagaagaagaagaagaggaaacacACTATTAAAAAATTCACTTGGAAAACTCTCTAATCCATatcaatctgatatttcatttccataataataattttaaatttcttaaTTATGAAATTCAACATTTCATGGGTCTATTGCCATTGTATCTTTCACTGCATCGCACCAAGATTTGTATATCATTTTCAAAATTGCCCCTCTTCTCCTCTCGCtgaaaaaaacgatgaaaaaagaACGTCGAAAATCATGTTGAAGaaagtttaaattattattatggaaatgaaatatcagctTGATGTGGATTAACTAACAACTAACTTGCAcacggtgaataacaatgtttacattagaAAGTGACTGAAAACGCTGTAAAATCTATTTTCAATGGGCCaggtgtttcatttttattttaacaacttGATATTGTTGTCGATGTTTTAACAGTGGGATTAGGAAGATATTGATTTTATGTTCTTTTCAGAACAAATAGCTACTTAAAGCAAatttgggacaacctcggaacaAAGCGCTTATTTTTATAGTATGACTTAATTAAGAATCAAAGCAGAGCTAGGAATTAAGTTCTACGagctttaattcaattttttttgtgtattctaTATCTATTAATACACTCCTTTTTCGATGTGTGTCACCCATAGGACAAGCTGCAAACGCAAACCAGGCAAATGGAGGCAACGGCACAAACCCAGGCAACGGTACGGTAGTCGCGGGCGATCAGGTCGGACAGCAAGCGCAGCAGGTCGTACAGCAGCAggcccaacagcagcaggtacAGCAGCAGGCCCAACAGCAGACAACGATCGACTCGACCGGCACGATATCCGTCACCGTTTCCCAGGCCCAGGCACAGCAGATCGAGCAGGCAGCCGCCAACGGACAGCAGCACGTGGTCACGCAGCACGAAAACGCGGACGGCACCACCTCGCTCTCGATCGCACAGGTACAAACGCTCGATGGCCACCAGCTCGCAATTGGAAATCTCAATCAGGTAAGCTCAATCCTTAGTATCTCACACCAGAGTAAGGGAATGTTATCTTAATTTAATTCGCCTTTTCTCCCCATGTAGGCCACACTGATCCGAACCGGCGAACCGATCGAAACGGGCATCATTGCAACGCACGAGCCGACGCTACGTCCCCACACGGAGCTGTTCCGCGTCGGCAACACCGTCTACACGATAGAGGAACGTCGGACGGACACCACCAATCGCCTGACTTAGAACGATGCGGACGTCGACAACGGGGAGGGCGACGTTTATGAGATAGTGGAGGGTGTCGATTACGATTGCATCATCGACAGCGGTGTCGACGTCGAAATAGAGGAGGAAACGGGCGAGATGGtggaacaacaacagcagcagcagcatcagcagcagcagcagcaacaacaacagcacggtTCCAACAACGGCGTTGTTGGACCGATCGTGTTGCATGAGGATGATGTTGGTGGCGATggcggtgttggtggtggtggtggttgtggtgttggcagtggtggtgttgtAAACCACGTGGAAGAGGTcgaggaggatgatgatgtgCGGGAGATAGTGATGGATGCGGGTTCGGTCGTGGCCGTCCGGCAAGCCGATGAGATGATGGTAGGCGCAGGGGACGTCAGTGGCGACACGACGGACGGTGTGATCATCGACGCGACGACGGACGATGAGGAGGAGCTGCTactgcaccatcatcatcatcatcaccatagccaccatcatcatcagcaggtGTTGCAGCATGCACTAGAGGTGGATGAagacgatcatcatcatcatcagcagcagcagcatgtggtgaaccaacagcaacagcacgacgatcatcatcatcatcatcatcatcacgtgCATCatgtggtggaggaggaggacgatgtGGAGGAGCTCACCGGGGTGGTGGAGgagctggaggaggaggaaattGTACAGCAGTTCGATGGGTCAACGGTGGTGACCGTTACGACGGCACGGGGTTCGCGAAGTGCGCACCATCACGGCGGTGCTGGTGGCATTAGCTTCGTGACGACCGAGTTGCccctgtcgtcgtcgtcgtccggtCGTCGCCGGATCGTTCGCCGGACGCTCGGCAACGTGCTGGAGGACGATGTAGTGATTGGTGACGCCGGCGATGGCAGCACGATCGTGGAGGTGTCGGCTGGAGCTAGCGCCAGCAAGCAAAGGCACGACGGTGGTGCAGCTAGTACTGCGGAAAGTAGTACGGGCGGAGGCACAGGTGCCGCTGGTGAGGATGGTAGTGCGGGAGCAGTAGAAGGAGAAGCGATCGAAGGTGcaggtggcggcggtggtggtggcggcggcggcggtggtggtggagatcATGCCGGTTTGCCATCGTCCTACAAGCATTTCTTTATCCTCTAAAGGAGAGCACACGACAGGCACGCAATGTCGTCGATGCTGGTGTGTTGATGGTTGGATGAGCAACGAGGGAAAGAGATAGAAAGTGTGTTGGCAATGTTTGTATAGATTTTAATTAACTCCTCTCCGTTGTTTCGTTTCACGTCGCCCTTTTAAACGACCCGTTTATTTTTACTTGTAACTTGTTAGAATTTTGCTAGGCAATAGGTTTTACTTGTGCTGGGAAGAAGGTACCTCAAAACAACTCACTCACCCTTGtagggagggaaaaagagagaggaggtatatatgtttatttttttacatcgATTATTTCATTCTTAATTGAAGCGTTAGGTTGTAAGCGCGCGCTGCTGATCCGTTGCGTGCTGGATAGTCGTCAAACATACGCGCGCGCACAGAACAGTGCAACAACCCCGTGCCGTGTCACAATCTGTCGCGATCGAGCAGCACAACCGTTTCAAGTTAATGGTAGTATGGATTCGAAATTCGAATTTCTAGCTGTTGTGCGTGCAGGGCGAACATGAAAAAGCAAACATGTTACATGTGTTGTTAGCGCGCGATCACTTCataatttcccttttcgtCGGGTATCGCGGTACATTTTAGTCAcactttttccccctttttttgttttgaggcGAATAATTTGCCcttacaaacaaacagcagcagcaaccaaccAATATTGTACATATATAGAGAAGAAGTTGTATGCCACACACCGACACATaaaaggcagaagaaaaagcaacATATAAACCCCCGATTTTTATGACGGTGTATAGAAAGTAATAATCGGCAATGCTATATATATTTCAATGTACTGAGAGCAAAGGGCGCCGTGTGGAGTTGCTGTAAATGGGTTTTGATGTGTGTTAAACAGTAGCGCAAAACCAAGCGCGCTAACCTTCTCTCAGACCCTTAGACAAACCGGGCGCATATGGGCGCTGCTACGGCATTTTTTGGAGATTAGAATCAAAAGCGAAGAGAAGAGGTAGCGAGTAAAGAGAAAATGCAGGGAAATGCGGGTGGCATAAGGGTAGTTGAAATGTTGTATGGTTTCAGTTTTCCAATTGAAGgaattatcattttaattttattttttgctaaaatGTTTAGCTCAAAGTCAGTTCCGCGTTTAGCGATCGGGGCAAATTAAAGAAGAGACCAGTTTTGTCAACTCTAAATCGTAGTCTTTTCGCATACGATTTCGATaatgagatagagagaaagagagaggtagaaagataaaaacaaacttttgcAATACGTTATTCGATATTCTCGATGTCTGCAATGGTGTCCAACGATGACTCTTTTAAAGCAGCAAAATAGCATACCAACGATCTTGCTCTAACCATTATGGAAGAGGGATCGCTATTACGTGCAACAAAAGGAATATGGGGAAAACCAATCCAATCCAATGTTAGTAAAATAAATTCGACTTATTGTGCATGAGTTCGTGATTTCGTACCGTACTACACCACCACAATCGCTTacataaaaaaggaacaaattaAAAAGTCATTCGAACACAGTACGATCATGCCGAACACGATCGGCGGATAATGTATTGGATCCGTTGGacgttttacagggttttccgacATAAAATTTAGAATATcagcaacatttttcattgctagcgagatgtttttcaacagctgtcaaatgttgtattttcatcacaataatttacagggtttttccaAGTAACTTTCGAATGTGTACATCATTATTCACCGCCTTCCAGATGTTTTTCAAATGgatgtcaaatggtgtatttgtgtcataataaaatttcggtttttacacatgattttcaacacttcacaaaTATCTGGCAAATTCAATGCAGttttgagacgtgttgaacaTTATGTGGACGTACtgaaacattattgtgatgcCATTACACCATttggcttcttcttcttcttctttggctcaacaaccgatgtcggtaaaggcctgcctgtagccacttgtgggcttggctttcagtgactaattgattccccccatagcaggatagtcagtcctacgtatggcggcgcggtctatttggggattgaacccatgacgggcatgttgttaagtcgtacgagttgacgactgtactacgagatcGGCACACCATTTGGCAGCTGTTGAAATACATCTTGAAGAcggtgaataatgatgtgcacattcgaaagtgactcgcaaaaccctgtatcagttcttccacatgattttcaacacttcacaaaTATCTGGCAAATTCAATGCAGttttgagacgtgttgaacaTTATGTGGACGAACtgaaacattattgtgatgcaattacaccatttgacagctgttgaaaaacatcttgaaggcggtgaataatgatgtgcacatggaaaccctgtatcagtTCTTCCGCATGAtgttcaacacgtctcaaactggattgagtttgacaattatttgtgaagtgttgaaaatcatgcgtttgaaatgaaactttattgtgatgcaaatgcaatgtatgacagctgttgaaaatcatCGTATAGGCGGTGAATAATgatgatgtgcacattcgaatcTGATCagaaaaaccctgtatttttGTTCAATGGTGTGTGTAGTAGTGTTTTGCAGGGTAAATTTGTGTAGCAAGCCCTTGGCAGTAGTGAACGTGTTTGAGTTCGCTTTAAGTGCATTTTCTCCTCCTTACTCTTTAGCTGGACACGTTTGTTCCATCTCTTCTCTTGctctatttt
Proteins encoded:
- the LOC120955297 gene encoding transcription factor GAGA, which codes for MTMSLPINSLYSLTWGDYGTSLVSAVQLLRCHGDLVDVTLAAGGRSFPAHKIVLCAASPFLLDLLKNTPCKHPVVMLAGVNANDLEALLEFVYRGEVSVDHSQLPSLLQAAHCLNIQGLAPQTVSHKDDNTTYTTSIQLHPTLVPQNHVKAVIDVGNNVCTTEELITTLGPTQTVQAQVIETITPDQMSDEVTKDVISQFLPTRKRKQRTKKTANQGQAGAAANSAGGTQAAKVMKTTDEDGTTIQVIVNNPDEATPATPKDIKKETNADGTPVDTKEGIIKIKSKSQSEQPATCPICQAVIRQSRNLRRHLELRHFKKPGVKKERVRKSKKGQAANANQANGGNGTNPGNGTVVAGDQVGQQAQQVVQQQAQQQQVQQQAQQQTTIDSTGTISVTVSQAQAQQIEQAAANGQQHVVTQHENADGTTSLSIAQVQTLDGHQLAIGNLNQEETGEMVEQQQQQQHQQQQQQQQQHGSNNGVVGPIVLHEDDVGGDGGVGGGGGCGVGSGGVVNHVEEVEEDDDVREIVMDAGSVVAVRQADEMMVGAGDVSGDTTDGVIIDATTDDEEELLLHHHHHHHHSHHHHQQVLQHALEVDEDDHHHHQQQQHVVNQQQQHDDHHHHHHHHVHHVVEEEDDVEELTGVVEELEEEEIVQQFDGSTVVTVTTARGSRSAHHHGGAGGISFVTTELPLSSSSSGRRRIVRRTLGNVLEDDVVIGDAGDGSTIVEVSAGASASKQRHDGGAASTAESSTGGGTGAAGEDGSAGAVEGEAIEGAGGGGGGGGGGGGGGDHAGLPSSYKHFFIL